Proteins from a single region of Allocatelliglobosispora scoriae:
- a CDS encoding GerMN domain-containing protein, which translates to MTPSPGWSEPDEPTEELLRRALRTRAAGADVDPDALSIIRARTRHRSWWHRIRGGAMPFAFTTGSAAAVAATVTAVVVGVGSCAPPTVPDPTLAPGGTSAPATAEPTPSGSPRPASPSAAATTANVPIYYLHDVATKPLLYREFHRLPAGDGSKAAKTKAAITAMLDGRTAYDPDYYSSWPASAAVRSVRVDGNTVTVDLSGAAVNAYDPPSEKAALQQLIWTATAASDADGMKLLLDGKAVGKLWNLLPVSGTLRRGPAVDVLGPVWVIDPQQGAVLSAGPVTVNVAAIVWEATMRVRIRNSADAIVFDKSVLVNAGPPSQGTATVRTQALPAGTYTVEGFYFSARDGSIQAMENHTFTIR; encoded by the coding sequence ATGACCCCCTCGCCAGGCTGGTCCGAGCCGGACGAGCCGACCGAAGAGCTGCTGCGCCGCGCGCTGCGTACGCGAGCGGCCGGGGCTGACGTGGACCCCGACGCCCTGTCGATCATCAGGGCACGCACGCGGCACCGTTCGTGGTGGCATCGCATCCGAGGAGGAGCCATGCCGTTCGCGTTCACCACCGGATCGGCGGCAGCAGTCGCCGCCACCGTCACCGCCGTCGTCGTCGGTGTCGGCAGTTGCGCGCCGCCGACCGTACCCGACCCCACCCTGGCGCCCGGGGGCACCTCGGCGCCCGCCACCGCGGAGCCGACGCCGTCGGGTTCGCCGCGACCCGCGTCGCCGAGTGCCGCCGCCACCACCGCCAACGTGCCCATCTACTACCTGCACGATGTCGCCACCAAGCCGCTGCTCTACCGCGAGTTCCACCGGCTGCCCGCGGGTGACGGCAGCAAGGCGGCGAAGACGAAGGCCGCGATCACCGCGATGCTCGACGGCCGGACCGCCTACGACCCGGACTACTACAGCTCGTGGCCGGCGAGCGCGGCGGTACGCAGTGTCCGGGTCGACGGCAACACCGTCACCGTCGACCTCTCCGGTGCCGCGGTCAACGCCTACGACCCGCCGAGCGAGAAGGCGGCGCTCCAGCAGCTCATCTGGACCGCCACCGCGGCGAGCGACGCCGATGGGATGAAGCTGCTGCTCGACGGTAAGGCGGTCGGCAAGCTGTGGAACCTGCTGCCGGTCAGCGGCACCCTGCGGCGGGGACCCGCCGTGGACGTGCTCGGCCCGGTCTGGGTGATCGATCCGCAGCAGGGCGCCGTGCTCAGCGCCGGACCCGTCACCGTCAACGTCGCCGCGATCGTCTGGGAGGCGACGATGCGGGTACGCATCCGCAACTCGGCCGACGCGATCGTCTTCGACAAGTCCGTGCTGGTCAACGCCGGGCCGCCGAGCCAGGGCACCGCCACGGTCCGGACGCAGGCGCTGCCGGCCGGCACATACACCGTGGAGGGGTTCTACTTCTCCGCCAGGGACGGGTCCATCCAGGCGATGGAGAACCACACCTTCACGATCAGGTGA
- a CDS encoding outer membrane protein assembly factor BamB family protein: MDSVIELGQVVEDDEEIVEISGPFDLRAWWRRRARALGTAVVVFASLIVLGAAAAPVAPPVVPGPDLPAGKLVRTAGVAVVASGDALTATDEHTGAARWQLPLDDGYVALDVAALGPVVAVSLIPTFYALPTAKVIGLDAATGRRLWVQRGLLVQASTDGSVLVLSDGGRVWGLDSLTGTLRWQKPQSDGTPIPGADPATDPLAVIGPEGDVRVIDPRTGGVTVPDEGGIGPGAAAVLLHDGVLLARTDDTDPAAQHYELAAYDVVHGGRLWQERVDRDAINEVVVCGALICGFGTGAVQVREPRTGRIVPLGQAAELRQVGLSTARLVTEARHASFTIQTNGFISSIVWNAAAPLAEVGDWRFAGVRAGRVLLVLQAQRTGGRAWLGELDAAGVTVRPIAPLPGAEPAGACDLRDDWLVCAGTDRRMRVFALGLG; this comes from the coding sequence ATGGACAGCGTGATCGAGCTGGGGCAGGTCGTCGAGGACGACGAGGAGATCGTCGAGATCTCCGGGCCCTTCGATCTGCGTGCCTGGTGGCGGCGCCGGGCCAGGGCCCTCGGCACGGCTGTCGTCGTGTTCGCCTCGCTGATCGTGCTCGGTGCCGCGGCGGCGCCGGTCGCGCCGCCGGTGGTGCCCGGACCAGACCTGCCCGCGGGGAAGCTGGTCCGCACGGCCGGGGTGGCGGTCGTGGCGAGCGGCGACGCGCTCACCGCCACGGACGAGCACACCGGCGCGGCCCGCTGGCAGCTCCCGCTCGACGACGGCTACGTCGCCCTCGACGTGGCCGCGCTCGGCCCGGTGGTCGCGGTGAGCCTCATCCCGACCTTCTACGCCCTGCCGACCGCCAAGGTCATCGGCCTTGACGCCGCCACCGGCCGCCGCCTGTGGGTGCAGCGCGGGCTGCTCGTGCAGGCGTCGACGGACGGTTCCGTGCTCGTGCTCTCCGACGGCGGCCGGGTCTGGGGGCTCGACTCGCTGACCGGCACGCTGCGCTGGCAGAAGCCCCAATCCGACGGCACGCCGATCCCCGGTGCCGATCCGGCGACCGACCCGCTGGCGGTGATCGGGCCCGAGGGGGACGTGAGGGTGATCGATCCGCGTACGGGTGGCGTCACCGTGCCGGACGAGGGCGGGATAGGTCCCGGCGCGGCGGCGGTCCTGCTGCACGACGGCGTACTGCTGGCCCGCACCGACGACACCGATCCGGCGGCACAGCACTACGAGCTCGCCGCCTATGACGTCGTGCACGGCGGGCGGCTGTGGCAGGAGCGGGTGGACCGCGACGCGATCAACGAGGTCGTCGTCTGCGGTGCCCTGATCTGCGGCTTCGGCACCGGCGCCGTGCAGGTACGCGAACCCCGCACGGGCCGGATCGTGCCACTGGGCCAGGCTGCCGAGCTGCGCCAGGTCGGGCTCTCGACCGCACGGCTGGTCACCGAGGCCCGGCATGCCTCCTTCACCATCCAGACCAACGGCTTCATCTCGTCGATCGTCTGGAACGCGGCGGCACCCCTCGCCGAGGTCGGCGACTGGCGTTTCGCGGGGGTGCGGGCGGGACGCGTACTCCTCGTGTTGCAGGCCCAGCGCACCGGCGGCCGCGCCTGGCTCGGTGAGCTCGACGCGGCCGGTGTCACCGTGCGCCCCATCGCCCCGCTGCCGGGTGCCGAACCGGCCGGTGCCTGCGATCTCCGCGACGACTGGCTCGTCTGCGCAGGCACCGATCGGCGGATGCGGGTCTTCGCACTAGGGCTGGGCTGA
- a CDS encoding DUF998 domain-containing protein codes for MSPASLARPLAVLGLGAALIGSLAVGVLHLLPPTADLSPIRRTISEYAFYDTGWIFNYGVLALAAGSLAVLLALAGAGLVRPTSAGAVGVLVWCLGLAAVVYFPKHNWAVGPSPSGTIHRAASLLAFVALPLAAILIARAWRGDERWRRSALWTIALAVGALAWFGVILGAVLLEPFTGVSWWRAIPLGAVERALALAEVSVVLALGWWALTAARPIRT; via the coding sequence ATGTCACCGGCCAGTCTTGCCCGTCCGCTCGCGGTTCTCGGTCTGGGTGCCGCGCTCATCGGATCGCTCGCGGTCGGCGTGCTGCACCTGCTCCCGCCGACCGCCGATCTCAGCCCCATCCGGCGGACCATCAGCGAGTACGCCTTCTACGACACCGGCTGGATCTTCAACTACGGAGTGCTCGCGTTGGCGGCCGGTTCCCTCGCCGTGCTGCTGGCACTCGCCGGGGCGGGTCTGGTGCGGCCGACATCGGCGGGGGCGGTCGGCGTACTCGTTTGGTGTCTGGGGCTCGCCGCCGTCGTCTACTTCCCCAAGCACAACTGGGCTGTCGGCCCGTCGCCCAGCGGCACCATCCACCGGGCTGCCAGCCTGCTCGCCTTCGTGGCGCTCCCGCTCGCGGCGATCCTCATCGCCCGGGCGTGGCGCGGTGACGAGCGCTGGCGCCGCAGTGCACTGTGGACGATCGCGCTGGCGGTCGGGGCGCTGGCCTGGTTCGGGGTGATTCTGGGTGCGGTGCTGCTGGAGCCTTTCACGGGGGTGAGCTGGTGGCGGGCGATTCCGCTCGGTGCCGTCGAGCGGGCGCTCGCGCTGGCGGAGGTCTCGGTCGTGCTGGCCCTGGGCTGGTGGGCGCTCACCGCAGCCCGACCGATCCGCACCTAG
- a CDS encoding LLM class flavin-dependent oxidoreductase, producing the protein MTDYGHELLFGTFLTPSAADPTAVVALAQVSEAAGLDLVSVQDHPYQPAFLDAWTLLSVIAAATDRVRVFPNVANLPLRPPTLLARSAASLDLLSGGRVELGLGTGAFWEAIVANGGPHREPGAAVDALEEAIAVIRAIWAGGRSVRVEGEHYRVVGAKAGPAPAHEIGIWLGAYKPRMLRVTGRLADGWLPSLGYAGLDALPAMNRTIDDAAEKAGRSPAAIRRLYNINGRFGRSGDFLQGSAADWAEQLTALTLAEGISGYILASDNPTDIQRFGEEVAPRVREMTTTHRVRPPAPRDTRAPVVVTEGGATGPGAAGQGVPASDVTGLGVVATPDDGTRLSEARLWDESARPTGPAPDADRVYTARERAGSRQLVDVHDHLRTELLQIRDLVEQVATGGLDVGSARSAINTMTLRQNNWTLGVYCESYCRVVTTHHTIEDTSLFPRLRRADARLAPVVDRLQEEHEIIHGVIEDVDQALVALVSGEGDISDLRAVVDLLSDTLLSHLSYEERELLEPLARLRVL; encoded by the coding sequence ATGACGGACTACGGACATGAGCTGCTATTCGGGACGTTTCTCACCCCGTCGGCGGCGGACCCCACGGCAGTCGTCGCGCTGGCGCAGGTCAGCGAGGCGGCCGGACTCGACCTCGTCAGCGTGCAGGACCACCCGTACCAACCGGCGTTTCTCGACGCCTGGACGCTGCTGAGCGTGATCGCGGCCGCGACCGACCGCGTGCGCGTCTTCCCCAACGTCGCCAACCTGCCGCTGCGCCCGCCCACGCTGCTCGCGCGCAGCGCCGCGAGCCTCGACCTGCTCAGCGGCGGCCGGGTCGAGCTCGGCCTCGGCACCGGTGCCTTCTGGGAGGCGATCGTCGCCAACGGCGGGCCGCACCGCGAGCCCGGCGCGGCGGTCGACGCGCTGGAGGAGGCGATCGCCGTCATCCGCGCGATCTGGGCGGGCGGCCGCTCGGTCCGGGTCGAGGGCGAGCACTACCGCGTCGTCGGGGCGAAGGCCGGACCGGCACCGGCCCACGAGATCGGCATCTGGCTCGGCGCCTACAAGCCCAGGATGCTGCGGGTGACGGGTCGGCTCGCCGACGGCTGGCTGCCCAGCCTCGGCTATGCGGGCCTCGACGCGCTGCCCGCGATGAACCGCACCATCGACGACGCCGCCGAGAAGGCGGGCAGGTCACCGGCCGCGATCCGCCGCCTCTACAACATCAACGGCCGCTTCGGCCGCAGCGGCGACTTCCTGCAGGGCTCGGCCGCCGACTGGGCCGAGCAGCTCACGGCACTCACGCTCGCCGAGGGCATCAGCGGCTACATCCTCGCCAGCGACAACCCCACCGACATCCAGCGCTTCGGCGAGGAGGTCGCGCCGCGCGTCCGCGAAATGACCACCACCCATCGGGTACGCCCACCCGCTCCCCGCGACACCCGTGCACCCGTCGTGGTGACCGAGGGCGGCGCCACGGGCCCGGGTGCCGCGGGTCAGGGCGTGCCGGCCTCGGACGTGACGGGCCTGGGTGTGGTGGCGACCCCGGACGACGGCACCCGCCTCAGCGAAGCCCGGCTCTGGGACGAATCCGCCCGCCCGACCGGCCCCGCCCCGGACGCCGATCGCGTCTACACGGCTCGCGAACGGGCCGGCAGCCGGCAGCTCGTCGACGTCCACGACCACCTGCGCACCGAACTGCTGCAGATCCGCGACCTCGTCGAGCAGGTGGCGACCGGCGGGCTCGACGTCGGGTCGGCCCGCTCGGCGATCAACACGATGACCCTGCGGCAGAACAACTGGACGCTCGGCGTCTACTGCGAGTCGTACTGCCGGGTCGTGACGACACACCACACGATCGAGGACACCAGCCTCTTCCCCCGGCTGCGCCGCGCGGACGCCCGCCTGGCGCCGGTGGTGGACCGGCTGCAGGAGGAGCACGAGATCATCCACGGCGTGATCGAGGATGTCGACCAGGCCCTGGTAGCCCTGGTCAGCGGCGAAGGCGACATCTCCGACCTGCGGGCGGTGGTGGACCTGCTCTCCGACACGCTGCTGTCGCACCTCTCCTACGAGGAGCGGGAACTGCTCGAACCCCTCGCCCGCCTCCGCGTCCTGTAG
- a CDS encoding SAM-dependent methyltransferase gives MEPSTPNVARMYDYYLGGDEALPVDREAAELVLATAPQVRTAVAENRGFLERVVTHMAAQGIDQFLDIGSGLPTQRNVHQILAEVSPGARVVYVDYDPVVVERSIHLLAGIDTADCMLGDVRKLSALCDEPRVSELINFDRPVGVLLLAVLNFVGDEDNPAEVVSELRRLTAPGSLVALSHGAREQSLSTSRGIEHAYRRASGQAVLRTRTEVLRLLDGCEILPPGLVYGAQWTAEPSAPMGDPGTAMTFAALARL, from the coding sequence ATGGAACCGAGCACCCCCAACGTGGCCCGGATGTACGACTACTACCTCGGCGGCGATGAGGCTCTTCCGGTCGATCGGGAGGCCGCCGAGCTGGTCCTCGCCACCGCACCGCAGGTACGCACAGCGGTGGCGGAGAATCGCGGCTTCCTCGAACGCGTCGTCACCCACATGGCGGCGCAGGGCATCGACCAGTTCCTCGACATCGGCAGCGGGCTGCCCACCCAGCGCAACGTGCACCAGATCCTCGCCGAGGTCTCGCCCGGCGCCCGCGTGGTCTACGTCGACTACGACCCGGTCGTCGTCGAGCGCAGCATCCACCTGCTCGCCGGCATCGACACCGCCGACTGCATGCTCGGTGACGTGCGCAAACTCTCCGCGCTCTGCGACGAGCCGCGGGTCAGCGAGCTCATCAACTTCGACCGGCCGGTGGGGGTGCTGCTGCTCGCGGTCCTCAACTTCGTCGGCGACGAGGACAACCCCGCCGAGGTCGTCTCCGAGCTGCGGCGGCTGACCGCGCCGGGCAGCCTGGTGGCGCTCTCCCACGGCGCACGGGAGCAGAGCCTGTCCACGTCACGGGGCATCGAGCACGCGTACCGGCGGGCGAGCGGACAGGCCGTGCTGCGGACGCGTACCGAGGTGCTGCGGCTGCTCGACGGCTGCGAGATCCTGCCGCCGGGGCTGGTCTACGGCGCGCAGTGGACGGCCGAACCCAGCGCACCGATGGGCGATCCCGGAACGGCGATGACCTTCGCCGCCCTCGCCCGGCTGTGA
- a CDS encoding ADP-ribosylglycohydrolase family protein, with the protein MTADRAAADRSLHGLALGDCFGETWFFRPPGWFDAQIADRVLADGEWPYTDDTAMALSVHGMLVDLGEIRQDELADRFAAAYAADAHRNYGPSMHGVLTAIGAGEPWLAVTSRQFDGQGSWGNGAAMRVAPLGAWFADDLDRVREQAVLSARVTHAHPEAVAGAVAVAVAAALAVRGVAADRFIGAVAELTPPSEVASLLHRVAQRPFDRSPSWIAGEVGSGLRISAPDTVPFAVWCAARHLDDLPEALWATASAGGDIDTTCAIVGGIVAARTGLDGVPAEWLDACEPLPA; encoded by the coding sequence ATGACCGCCGACCGCGCCGCCGCCGACCGCTCACTGCACGGGCTCGCCCTGGGAGACTGCTTCGGCGAGACCTGGTTCTTCCGACCCCCGGGCTGGTTCGACGCGCAGATCGCCGATCGCGTGCTCGCGGACGGCGAGTGGCCCTACACCGACGACACCGCGATGGCGCTCTCCGTCCACGGCATGCTGGTCGACCTCGGCGAGATCCGGCAGGACGAGCTCGCGGACCGGTTCGCCGCCGCCTACGCGGCCGACGCCCACCGCAACTACGGCCCGTCGATGCACGGCGTGCTCACCGCGATCGGTGCGGGCGAGCCGTGGCTCGCGGTGACCTCGCGCCAGTTCGACGGTCAGGGGTCCTGGGGCAACGGTGCCGCGATGCGCGTCGCGCCCCTCGGCGCGTGGTTCGCCGACGATCTCGACCGGGTACGCGAGCAGGCGGTGCTCTCCGCGCGGGTGACACATGCCCATCCCGAGGCCGTGGCGGGTGCGGTCGCCGTGGCTGTCGCGGCTGCGCTCGCCGTCCGCGGCGTCGCCGCCGACCGGTTCATCGGTGCCGTGGCGGAGCTGACGCCGCCGAGCGAGGTCGCCTCCCTGCTGCATCGGGTGGCGCAGCGTCCCTTCGACCGCTCGCCCTCGTGGATCGCCGGGGAGGTCGGCAGCGGGCTGCGGATCTCGGCACCGGACACCGTGCCGTTCGCGGTGTGGTGCGCTGCCCGGCACCTCGACGACCTGCCCGAAGCGCTCTGGGCAACGGCGTCCGCCGGTGGCGACATCGACACGACCTGCGCCATCGTGGGCGGGATCGTGGCAGCCCGCACGGGGCTGGACGGCGTACCGGCGGAGTGGCTCGACGCCTGCGAACCTCTGCCCGCCTAG
- a CDS encoding LysE family translocator produces the protein MISLGAVLGVAAVALGMVLTPGPNMMYVVSRSITQGRRAGLISLGGVALGFVVYIFATALGLSALFSAVPELYLTVKLAGAGYIGWLAWQAVRPGGNSVFAPVELPAHPPHKLFLMGMVTNLLNPKAAIMYASLIPQFIDVPAGHLLLQSVQLGGVQIVVSLLVNSALVVAAGTIAVFLARQPGWLRIQRYVTGGLLGLIAVKLVTDPARPIPA, from the coding sequence ATGATCAGTCTCGGTGCGGTGCTCGGGGTCGCCGCCGTCGCACTCGGCATGGTGCTCACCCCCGGCCCCAACATGATGTATGTCGTCTCCCGCAGCATCACCCAGGGCCGCCGAGCAGGCCTGATCTCCCTCGGCGGTGTCGCGCTCGGCTTCGTCGTCTACATCTTCGCCACGGCGCTCGGGCTCTCCGCACTCTTCAGCGCGGTCCCCGAGCTCTACCTCACCGTGAAGCTGGCGGGCGCCGGCTACATCGGATGGCTCGCGTGGCAGGCGGTCCGGCCCGGCGGCAACTCGGTCTTCGCCCCGGTCGAGCTGCCCGCGCACCCGCCGCACAAGCTCTTCCTGATGGGCATGGTCACCAACCTGCTCAACCCCAAGGCCGCCATCATGTACGCCTCCCTCATCCCCCAGTTCATCGACGTGCCCGCCGGGCACCTCCTCCTGCAGAGCGTGCAGCTGGGTGGCGTACAGATCGTGGTGAGTCTTCTGGTGAACTCGGCCCTGGTGGTCGCGGCCGGGACCATCGCGGTGTTCCTCGCCCGGCAGCCGGGCTGGCTGCGGATCCAGCGCTATGTGACCGGTGGCCTGCTCGGGCTGATCGCCGTGAAGCTCGTCACCGACCCGGCCCGCCCGATCCCTGCCTGA
- a CDS encoding GOLPH3/VPS74 family protein — protein MQYRRLADEYFLLCHDPDSGKLHVNHEVFATGTAGAVLGELALGNRLDITPTSVTLRGAWAADDIVVDGAVAAFQAAPRVLRADQWVEILRLKAPEIIAQRLAASGDLRPEVTRGMFGREKVTSRLNPHLASMPRVRLRNGIARPDDADAGLSMLASLVLATQVEHLTELMGGGGDDRERLRSLANRHGNPGLRHLADAVREVASRIALRAFD, from the coding sequence ATGCAATACCGGCGGCTAGCAGACGAATACTTCCTCCTCTGCCACGACCCTGACAGCGGGAAGCTGCACGTCAACCACGAGGTCTTCGCCACCGGCACGGCCGGTGCGGTCCTCGGCGAGCTCGCCCTCGGCAACCGCCTCGACATCACGCCCACCAGCGTCACCCTGCGTGGCGCCTGGGCCGCCGACGACATCGTGGTCGACGGCGCCGTCGCCGCGTTCCAGGCCGCTCCCCGCGTGCTCCGCGCCGACCAGTGGGTCGAGATCCTCCGCCTCAAGGCGCCCGAGATCATCGCGCAGCGCCTCGCCGCCAGCGGCGACCTGCGCCCCGAGGTGACCCGGGGCATGTTCGGCCGGGAGAAGGTCACCTCCCGGCTCAACCCGCACCTCGCCTCGATGCCCCGCGTCCGGCTGCGCAACGGCATCGCCCGCCCCGACGACGCCGACGCCGGGCTCTCGATGCTCGCCTCGCTGGTGCTCGCCACCCAGGTGGAGCACCTCACCGAGCTGATGGGCGGCGGTGGCGACGACCGGGAGCGGCTGCGCAGCCTCGCCAACCGGCACGGCAACCCCGGCCTGCGCCACCTCGCCGACGCGGTCCGCGAGGTCGCCAGCCGGATCGCACTGCGCGCCTTCGACTAG
- a CDS encoding APC family permease yields MASPFLADSNLEQFGYTQELRRTLRLPDLIFYGMVFMVPIAPFAIFGNVFQVSGGMVALAYLAGMLAMMITAASYFQMVKAFPMSGSVYTYAGRGIAPSVGFLAGWAILLDYILAPCLLYVVAATSLHAIWPILPIWGYLAAFIVVNTIINYLGIRLTASFIKVFLIAELAVLGLFLVLGGWALAQGKGRGFTLDPIFNSATFSWGVLFAAVSVAVLSFLGFDGISMLSEETRSPAKHIGRAMALALLLAGLLFIAQSWVASLLVPDPAGLLANGDPNGSAFYDTAAVIAGNWLQVLTAVATAIAWGIADSLVAQVATSRLLYAMARDRQMPSFLARVSARRGVPTNSVLLVGVVSLVLGLYMSTRADGILLLANLVNFGAVIAFLTLHLSVIWHYMVRKRSNRIFVHLILPLVGFGILVGVVWNARLLAQQIGGIWLGVGVIVLIGLYVFGRRPALAGLAYAGSHR; encoded by the coding sequence ATGGCCTCCCCTTTCCTTGCCGACTCCAATCTCGAACAGTTCGGATACACCCAAGAGCTGCGCAGGACGTTGCGGCTGCCCGACCTCATCTTCTACGGCATGGTCTTCATGGTGCCGATCGCGCCATTCGCGATCTTCGGCAACGTATTCCAGGTATCGGGCGGCATGGTGGCCCTCGCGTACCTCGCCGGGATGCTCGCCATGATGATCACCGCGGCGTCGTACTTCCAGATGGTCAAGGCGTTCCCGATGTCCGGATCGGTGTACACCTACGCCGGTCGCGGCATCGCGCCGTCCGTCGGGTTCCTCGCGGGCTGGGCGATCCTGCTCGACTACATCCTCGCGCCGTGCCTGCTCTACGTCGTGGCGGCGACGTCGTTGCACGCGATCTGGCCGATCCTGCCCATCTGGGGCTACCTCGCCGCGTTCATCGTGGTGAACACGATCATCAACTACCTCGGCATCCGGCTCACCGCGAGCTTCATCAAGGTGTTCCTCATCGCCGAACTCGCGGTCCTCGGCCTCTTCCTCGTCCTCGGCGGCTGGGCCCTGGCGCAGGGCAAGGGCCGCGGATTCACCCTCGACCCGATCTTCAACTCCGCAACCTTCTCCTGGGGCGTGCTCTTCGCCGCCGTCTCCGTCGCGGTCCTGTCCTTCCTCGGCTTCGACGGCATCTCGATGCTCTCCGAGGAGACCCGCAGCCCGGCCAAGCACATCGGACGGGCAATGGCGCTCGCCCTGCTCCTCGCCGGACTCCTCTTCATCGCCCAGTCCTGGGTCGCCAGCCTCCTCGTGCCCGACCCGGCCGGCCTGCTCGCCAACGGCGACCCCAACGGCAGCGCCTTCTATGACACGGCCGCCGTCATCGCGGGCAACTGGCTGCAGGTGCTCACCGCCGTGGCGACCGCCATCGCGTGGGGCATCGCCGACTCGCTCGTCGCCCAGGTCGCCACGTCGCGGCTGCTCTACGCCATGGCCCGGGACCGGCAGATGCCCAGCTTCCTCGCCCGGGTCTCGGCGCGGCGCGGCGTACCGACCAACAGCGTGCTCCTCGTCGGCGTGGTCTCGCTCGTCCTCGGCCTCTACATGTCGACCCGGGCGGACGGGATCCTGCTCCTCGCCAACCTGGTCAACTTCGGTGCGGTGATCGCCTTCCTCACCCTGCACCTGAGCGTGATCTGGCACTACATGGTGCGCAAGCGCAGCAACCGGATCTTCGTGCACCTGATCCTGCCGCTGGTCGGCTTCGGGATCCTCGTCGGCGTGGTCTGGAACGCCCGCCTGCTGGCGCAGCAGATCGGCGGGATCTGGCTGGGCGTCGGCGTGATCGTGCTGATCGGCCTCTACGTCTTCGGACGGCGGCCGGCGCTGGCCGGCCTCGCCTACGCCGGGTCGCATCGCTGA